A window of Lacibacter sediminis contains these coding sequences:
- a CDS encoding M16 family metallopeptidase, whose translation MLNRLQAPIIKDATEFDLKLKAYDKYVLDNGVEVYAVNAGTQEVLSLELVFSAGNWFEQQNNIAAATNYLIKNGTKSKTAFQLNEHFDYYGSHLSRGCYNETANIVLHCIDRHFATHLPVIAEMITDAIYPQHELDIYKQNMQQRLTVNLKKCDFVAGRLIDEYVFGKDHPYGVYSNKEDYDALQQEQLQDYYKKYYTEGKCIIFAAGLLPANFQQELNRTIGQLPLNQKEIPTILHPVTPAVEKKYRIANDPNGVQGAIRLAQPFPNRHHPDFQPVQVLNTLFGGFFGSRLMSNIREDKGYTYGIHSYILNHISTTAWMVSTEAGRDVSEATITEIYNEMKDLREELVDEEELQLVKNYLIGTILGDLDGPFHIIGRWKNLILNGLDEQYFYKSVNIIKNISAKELQELANKYLHPEKFYELVVV comes from the coding sequence ATGTTAAATAGACTACAAGCTCCAATCATAAAAGACGCCACAGAATTTGATCTTAAATTAAAAGCTTACGATAAATATGTGCTGGACAACGGCGTGGAAGTATACGCTGTAAATGCAGGTACACAGGAAGTATTAAGCCTTGAGCTGGTGTTCAGTGCAGGTAATTGGTTTGAGCAACAGAATAATATTGCAGCCGCTACCAATTATCTTATTAAGAACGGAACAAAAAGCAAAACAGCTTTTCAACTCAATGAACATTTTGACTACTATGGTTCGCATCTGAGCCGTGGTTGTTATAATGAAACAGCAAATATCGTTTTGCATTGCATCGATCGTCATTTTGCAACCCATTTACCGGTGATCGCAGAAATGATCACTGATGCAATTTATCCGCAGCATGAACTGGATATCTACAAACAGAACATGCAGCAGCGTTTAACGGTTAATCTGAAGAAGTGTGATTTTGTTGCCGGTCGTTTGATTGATGAGTATGTGTTTGGAAAAGATCACCCGTATGGCGTGTACAGCAACAAAGAAGATTACGATGCATTGCAGCAGGAACAGTTGCAGGATTATTATAAGAAGTATTATACCGAAGGCAAGTGTATCATCTTTGCAGCGGGTTTATTACCTGCCAATTTTCAACAGGAGCTCAACAGAACAATTGGTCAACTGCCGTTGAATCAAAAAGAAATTCCAACGATTCTTCACCCGGTAACACCTGCTGTTGAAAAGAAATACAGAATTGCAAATGATCCCAATGGCGTGCAGGGCGCTATTCGTTTGGCACAACCATTCCCAAACCGTCATCACCCCGATTTTCAACCCGTGCAGGTGTTGAATACCTTGTTTGGTGGTTTCTTTGGCTCACGGTTGATGAGTAATATCCGTGAAGACAAAGGTTATACCTATGGTATTCACAGTTATATTCTCAATCATATTTCTACAACTGCATGGATGGTGAGTACAGAAGCAGGAAGGGATGTAAGTGAAGCAACGATCACTGAGATATACAATGAAATGAAAGACCTGCGTGAAGAACTGGTGGATGAGGAAGAACTGCAACTGGTGAAGAACTATCTAATCGGTACTATCCTTGGCGATCTCGACGGACCGTTTCATATCATCGGCCGTTGGAAAAATTTAATTCTGAACGGATTGGATGAACAGTATTTTTATAAATCTGTCAACATCATCAAAAACATTTCAGCCAAAGAATTACAGGAGTTGGCGAATAAATATTTACATCCGGAGAAGTTTTATGAACTGGTGGTGGTGTAA
- a CDS encoding M16 family metallopeptidase — translation MIKFERYILSNGLRLLIHKDLSTPMAVVNVLYDVGARDEEENRTGFAHLFEHLMFGGSVNIPDYDEPLQLAGGENNAYTTNDLTNYYCQLPAENLETAFWLESDRMLSLAFSEKSLDVQRKVVSEEFKEHYLNKPYGDVWHKMREMAYKQHPYKWMTIGKELKHIEEAQLQDVKNFFFKHYTPSNAILVVAGNVETEKVLQLSEKWFGSIPAGEKYVRQLPKEPAQTEARRLEVKADVPLDAFIKTWHMPSRLERGYYVTDLITDILGGGASSRLYESLVKGKKFFSSIECYHFGSIDNGLLTIEGKLVKGVNIQEAERAVNEEVEKMKTELVDEKELQKVINKTESTILFEDMSVMSRANSLAYYELLGDAELMNDELQRYQSVTAQELLEESKKIFDENNSNTLYYLSNN, via the coding sequence ATGATCAAATTTGAACGCTATATATTATCGAATGGTTTAAGATTGCTGATCCATAAAGATCTTTCCACACCCATGGCCGTTGTAAATGTGTTGTATGATGTGGGTGCACGTGATGAAGAAGAGAACCGCACCGGCTTTGCACATTTATTTGAGCATTTGATGTTTGGTGGTTCTGTCAATATTCCTGATTACGATGAACCGTTGCAATTAGCCGGTGGCGAAAACAATGCTTACACAACAAACGATCTCACTAACTACTATTGCCAGTTACCTGCTGAAAATCTCGAAACAGCTTTTTGGCTGGAGAGTGATCGTATGCTGAGTCTTGCTTTCAGTGAAAAAAGTCTGGATGTGCAACGCAAAGTGGTGAGTGAAGAATTTAAAGAACATTATCTCAACAAACCTTATGGCGATGTGTGGCATAAAATGCGGGAGATGGCTTACAAACAACATCCGTATAAATGGATGACGATCGGTAAAGAACTGAAACATATTGAAGAAGCTCAGTTGCAGGATGTAAAGAATTTTTTCTTTAAACATTACACACCTTCCAATGCTATATTGGTTGTGGCAGGTAATGTAGAAACAGAGAAAGTGTTGCAGCTTTCAGAAAAATGGTTTGGTTCAATTCCTGCGGGAGAAAAGTATGTTCGCCAGTTACCAAAAGAACCGGCACAAACAGAAGCACGCCGACTGGAAGTAAAAGCAGATGTGCCATTGGATGCGTTTATAAAAACATGGCATATGCCATCAAGACTTGAGCGTGGTTATTATGTGACTGATCTTATCACGGATATTTTAGGTGGTGGTGCAAGCAGCCGTTTATATGAATCGCTGGTGAAGGGAAAGAAATTCTTCAGCAGTATAGAGTGTTATCATTTCGGCAGTATTGATAATGGTTTGCTCACCATTGAAGGAAAGTTGGTAAAAGGGGTAAACATTCAGGAGGCAGAAAGGGCTGTAAACGAAGAAGTGGAAAAAATGAAGACTGAGTTGGTGGATGAGAAAGAATTGCAGAAAGTGATCAACAAGACAGAAAGTACTATTTTGTTTGAAGATATGAGTGTGATGAGCCGTGCAAACAGCCTGGCTTATTATGAACTGCTGGGTGATGCTGAGTTGATGAACGATGAGCTGCAACGCTACCAAAGTGTAACTGCACAGGAGTTGCTGGAAGAAAGTAAAAAGATATTTGATGAGAACAACAGTAATACGTTGTATTATCTGAGCAATAACTAA